The following are encoded in a window of Flavobacterium psychrotrophum genomic DNA:
- a CDS encoding putative porin produces the protein MFKKLPVFLFLLLPFVALSQSGRLMRPGASKTASDTTSRGKVRPDMKATTAADTIATIAMYKIITLQRDTIAIDTALTIQKEYATNYLRRDNFGLLPLPNDGQSYNTLDFGLTKFDPFPSFGFKAKHFAYMDAEDVNYYSVATPYTDLMYRSTQSQGQILDALIAVNTSENLNLFVGYKGLRSIGKYINSISSNGVFRLGGSYNTTSKRYFLKFHFTGQDFSNEENGGIVDTSLFESGENPYTNRERLEVYFNDAKSLLKGNRYFIDHTFRLSKTNPNSIVLHHQFNFENKFFEFTQPTLSDRFGSAYTTSINNKTRYNRMYNLVGAAYSNQTVGDIEFYVENYNYNYFYRTVIYNNNPKPRIPNSISDEIYNYGAKYTYHKDKWYGTALVSNSITNQSLSNIDLQARYKFDERNVISAKYQNMNKLPDLNYNLYQSDYKEYNWSYNNKNEKINSFEFDAKTQWLDASLQYTILKDHLYFKDQFIPTAPDTILNVKPFQYAGTINYLSLKAHREFKFWKLGFDNTVLYQNVQQGEGVLNVPSFVTRNTLYYSDLWFKKALFIQTGVTFQYFSKYYANDYNPLIGEFYSQTDKKIGGFPLMDFFINLKIQEFKLFVKAEHFNSSMSGYNFYSAPNYPYRDFTVRFGIIWNFFS, from the coding sequence ATGTTCAAAAAACTTCCTGTATTTTTATTTTTATTGCTGCCTTTTGTGGCGCTTTCTCAGTCAGGTCGCCTTATGCGTCCCGGAGCTTCTAAAACAGCTTCAGATACTACATCTCGAGGAAAAGTGCGTCCTGATATGAAGGCTACAACTGCTGCTGATACTATTGCTACTATTGCTATGTACAAAATTATTACGCTACAGCGTGATACGATTGCTATAGATACTGCACTTACTATACAAAAAGAGTATGCTACTAATTATCTACGCAGAGATAATTTTGGTTTATTACCACTTCCTAATGATGGGCAGAGTTATAATACTTTAGATTTTGGGCTTACAAAGTTTGATCCTTTTCCTTCATTTGGCTTTAAGGCCAAGCATTTTGCTTATATGGATGCTGAAGATGTAAATTATTATAGCGTTGCAACGCCATATACAGATCTTATGTACCGCTCTACACAATCTCAGGGACAAATTCTGGATGCACTTATTGCGGTAAATACATCAGAAAACCTAAACCTGTTTGTTGGCTACAAGGGGTTAAGGTCTATAGGTAAGTACATCAATTCAATTTCCAGTAATGGTGTTTTTAGGTTGGGGGGAAGCTACAATACAACGAGTAAGCGCTATTTTCTGAAATTTCATTTTACAGGTCAGGATTTTTCTAACGAAGAAAATGGCGGAATTGTAGATACATCACTTTTTGAAAGCGGCGAGAATCCTTATACAAACAGGGAGCGGCTTGAAGTATATTTTAATGATGCCAAATCTTTGCTTAAAGGCAATCGTTATTTTATCGATCATACCTTCAGGCTTAGCAAAACAAATCCGAATAGTATAGTTTTGCATCATCAGTTCAATTTCGAAAACAAGTTTTTTGAGTTTACCCAACCTACACTTAGCGATCGTTTTGGTTCTGCCTATACTACCAGTATAAATAATAAAACACGCTATAACAGGATGTACAATCTTGTAGGTGCGGCTTATTCAAATCAAACTGTTGGCGATATAGAGTTTTACGTAGAAAATTATAATTATAATTATTTTTACAGAACGGTAATCTATAATAACAATCCTAAGCCAAGAATTCCGAATAGTATTAGCGACGAAATATATAACTACGGTGCTAAATATACGTATCATAAAGATAAGTGGTATGGTACTGCATTAGTTTCAAATTCTATTACAAACCAGTCGCTTTCAAACATCGACCTACAGGCGCGTTACAAGTTTGACGAAAGGAATGTAATTTCTGCCAAATATCAGAATATGAATAAGCTTCCGGATCTTAATTATAATTTATACCAGAGTGATTATAAGGAATACAACTGGAGTTATAATAATAAAAATGAGAAAATCAATAGCTTTGAGTTTGATGCCAAAACACAATGGCTTGATGCGTCATTACAATATACTATTTTAAAAGACCATTTGTATTTTAAAGATCAATTTATTCCTACTGCACCTGATACGATTTTGAATGTTAAGCCATTTCAGTATGCCGGTACAATAAATTATCTATCTTTAAAAGCACATCGCGAATTTAAATTCTGGAAACTTGGCTTTGATAATACAGTACTATACCAAAATGTGCAGCAAGGCGAAGGTGTACTTAATGTACCATCATTTGTAACGCGTAATACACTTTACTATTCTGACCTTTGGTTTAAAAAGGCATTGTTTATACAAACGGGTGTTACATTCCAGTATTTCTCTAAATACTATGCAAATGATTATAATCCGTTAATTGGGGAATTCTATAGCCAAACTGATAAAAAGATAGGAGGATTTCCATTAATGGATTTCTTTATTAACCTTAAAATACAGGAATTTAAGCTTTTTGTAAAGGCAGAACACTTTAATTCGTCAATGAGCGGATATAATTTTTATTCTGCACCAAATTATCCATACCGCGATTTTACCGTGCGCTTCGGAATTATTTGGAATTTCTTCTCGTAA
- a CDS encoding 3'-5' exonuclease: MNFTAIDFETATGHPHSACAVGIITVEDGVITEEYHALIQPPDNEYWYRNIMVHGIKPADTLDAPTFDTLFPEIHKRLFGKNIVAHNESFDRNVLAKTMRWYGLYYDELEIADRWECTVKIYRAKGYKPANLKACCDRHNIPLVHHEALSDARACAKLYMIHNGQVKLKM; the protein is encoded by the coding sequence ATGAATTTTACGGCTATAGATTTTGAAACGGCTACAGGGCATCCTCATAGTGCCTGTGCTGTTGGTATTATTACCGTTGAAGATGGTGTGATTACTGAGGAGTATCATGCCTTGATTCAGCCGCCTGATAATGAGTACTGGTACCGTAACATTATGGTTCATGGTATTAAGCCGGCAGATACGCTTGATGCTCCTACCTTTGATACCCTATTCCCAGAAATTCACAAGCGCCTTTTTGGTAAGAACATCGTTGCACATAATGAAAGCTTTGACCGTAACGTTTTGGCAAAAACCATGCGCTGGTATGGACTGTATTATGACGAACTCGAAATTGCTGACCGATGGGAATGTACCGTTAAGATTTACCGTGCCAAGGGTTATAAACCCGCTAATCTTAAAGCCTGTTGCGACCGCCACAACATTCCGCTTGTACATCACGAAGCACTTAGTGATGCCCGCGCCTGTGCTAAACTTTACATGATACATAACGGGCAGGTGAAATTGAAGATGTAG
- a CDS encoding pyridoxal-phosphate dependent enzyme, producing the protein MKYAKNILETIGNTPMVKINKLATDVSALVLAKVETFNPGNSVKDRMAVKMIEDAEADGRLKPGGTIIEGTSGNTGMGLALGAIVKGYKLICVISDKQSKEKMDILRAVGARVVVCPTDVEPTDPRSYYSVSKRLAEETPNSWYVNQYDNMSNTAAHYEQTGPEIWEQTEGKITHFVVGVGTGGTISGVAKYLKEQNPDVKIWGIDTYGSVFKKYHETGIFDENEIYSYVTEGIGEDILPKNVDFSLIDGFTKVTDKDAAVYTRRLALEEGIFVGNSAGAAIKGLLQLKDHFKPEDVVVVLFHDSGSRYVGKMFNDDWMRERGYLEDDITKAEDLIKDHSDKPLVTVRTEELVSHAIDRLRKYKISQIPVVDVDGFVGSLDETDLFRSYVEDKDIADKPVKEIMGKPYPIVKAATSVDEISKLINKDNQAVLVELAEGKYHIITKHDIISSIK; encoded by the coding sequence ATGAAATACGCTAAAAATATACTGGAGACTATTGGTAACACGCCGATGGTAAAAATAAATAAACTGGCAACAGATGTTAGCGCTTTGGTTTTAGCTAAGGTAGAAACATTTAATCCGGGTAACTCGGTAAAAGACCGTATGGCTGTAAAGATGATCGAAGATGCAGAGGCAGACGGTCGCCTTAAGCCGGGAGGTACTATTATTGAAGGTACCTCAGGCAACACAGGTATGGGCCTGGCATTAGGTGCTATTGTAAAAGGTTACAAATTAATCTGCGTTATTTCAGATAAGCAGAGTAAGGAAAAAATGGACATCCTGCGTGCTGTGGGTGCCCGTGTAGTGGTTTGCCCTACAGATGTAGAGCCTACCGATCCGCGTTCTTATTACTCGGTTTCTAAGCGCCTTGCAGAAGAAACGCCAAACAGCTGGTATGTTAATCAGTATGATAATATGAGTAATACTGCTGCACACTATGAGCAAACGGGGCCTGAAATTTGGGAGCAGACAGAAGGTAAGATTACTCATTTTGTAGTAGGTGTAGGTACAGGCGGAACAATATCAGGTGTTGCAAAATACCTTAAAGAACAAAATCCGGATGTTAAGATTTGGGGTATAGATACCTACGGATCTGTATTTAAAAAATACCACGAAACCGGTATTTTTGACGAGAATGAAATTTACTCTTATGTCACCGAGGGTATTGGTGAAGATATACTTCCTAAAAATGTTGATTTCTCATTAATAGACGGCTTTACAAAAGTAACAGATAAAGATGCGGCCGTGTATACACGCAGGCTGGCACTTGAAGAGGGTATTTTTGTAGGCAACTCTGCCGGGGCTGCAATTAAGGGTTTGCTTCAGCTTAAAGACCATTTTAAGCCTGAAGATGTTGTTGTTGTGCTTTTCCACGATAGTGGCAGCCGTTATGTTGGCAAGATGTTTAACGACGACTGGATGCGCGAGCGCGGTTACCTGGAAGATGATATTACTAAAGCAGAAGACCTTATAAAAGACCATAGCGATAAGCCACTTGTTACGGTACGGACAGAAGAACTGGTAAGCCATGCGATAGACCGTCTGCGTAAATACAAAATATCACAAATACCTGTGGTAGATGTTGATGGTTTTGTAGGTTCACTTGACGAAACAGACCTTTTCCGTAGTTATGTGGAAGATAAAGATATTGCCGATAAGCCTGTTAAGGAGATTATGGGCAAGCCTTATCCTATTGTGAAAGCTGCTACATCGGTAGATGAAATTTCGAAGCTTATTAATAAAGACAACCAGGCCGTACTTGTAGAGCTTGCCGAAGGTAAATACCATATTATTACCAAACACGATATTATAAGTTCGATTAAATAA